The following are encoded together in the Phaseolus vulgaris cultivar G19833 chromosome 9, P. vulgaris v2.0, whole genome shotgun sequence genome:
- the LOC137821598 gene encoding uncharacterized protein yields MAEKSILNPHVPVSRTHEELDSHNHEELGSKNHEEGGSKNHEEGGSKNVVEEDSKNHVEEDSKTGEEDSTNHDEKDSKNHEEDSKSHELEDSKSHELEESKNHEEEDSKNRENDSRKHEASDSKAREENDSKNHEESARNRPKPQSSESIIKKRVRNVAESLRLLQIDQAAWISSQENMQDLIEVEMDMDIDYLKKSFPDISEESLKEIYLMNYADLEDSIDMLSQLEGNDNDSPQIEDMDDLSELAQAGDSTSSNPPVDSTSSNPPDDSTSSNPPDDSTSSNPPDDSTSSNPPDDSTSSNPLDDSTKSIKK; encoded by the exons ATGGCAGAAAAGTCTATTTTGAATCCACATGTTCCAGTCTCCAGGACTCATGAAGAACTGGATTCCCATAATCACGAAGAACTAGGTTCCAAGAATCACGAGGAAGGAGGTTCCAAGAATCACGAAGAAGGAGGTTCCAAGAATGTCGTAGAAGAAGATTCCAAGAATCACGTGGAGGAAGATTCCAAGACTGGCGAAGAAGATTCCACTAATCACGACGAGAAAGATTCCAAGAATCACGAAGAAGATTCCAAGAGCCACGAACTAGAAGATTCCAAGAGCCACGAACTAGAAGAGTCCAAGAACCACGAAGAAGAAGATTCCAAGAACCGCGAAAATGATTCCAGGAAACACGAAGCGAGTGATTCCAAGGCACGCGAAGAAAATGATTCCAAGAACCACGAAGAAAGTGCTAGGAATAGGCCAAAACCTCAGTCCAGTGAGTCCATCATTAAAAAGCGTGTTAGAAACGTTGCTGAGTCTTTGCGTCTACTGCAGATCGACCAAGCAGCTTGGATTTCTTCTCAGGAGAATATGCAAGACTTGATTGAGGTAGAAATGGACATGGATATTGATTATCTAAAGAAGTCATTTCCTGATATTTCTGAAGAATCCCTTAAAGAAATCTACCTTATGAACTATGCTGATCTGGAAGATAGCATTGACATGCTCAGCCAGCTTgag GGTAATGACAATGATTCTCCTCAGATAGAGGATATGGATGATCTTTCTGAACTTGCACAAGCAGGTGATTCTACTTCGTCAAATCCCCCAGTTGATTCTACTTCGTCAAATCCCCCAGATGATTCTACTTCGTCAAATCCCCCAGATGATTCTACTTCGTCAAATCCCCCAGATGATTCTACTTCGTCAAATCCCCCAGATGATTCTACTTCATCAAATCCCCTAGATGATTCTACTAAATCAATCAAAAAATGA
- the LOC137823184 gene encoding uncharacterized protein, translated as MEKEEMGVDYYDVLKVNRNATEDDLKKAYRKLAMKWHPDKNPTNKKEAEANFKQISEAYEVLSDPQKRVVYDQYGEEGLKDKPPDEPSNGFNPRNAEDIFAEFFGSSPFGFGSSGPGKSKRFPSDGGTTPFGGFSANDNNFRSYSTGRGNVLKKPLPVESKLPCSLEELYSGSTRKMKISRNTVDAHGWTVPETEILTIDVKPGWKKGTKITFPEKGNQQPNQLAADLVFVIDEKPHDVFKRDGNDLIVNKRVSLAEAIGGTTINLTTLDGRTLNVPVSEIVSPGYEMNVAKEGMPITKEPGHRGDLRIKFDVSFPTKLTQEQRAGLKRALTT; from the exons ATGGAAAAAGAAGAGATGGGTGTGGATTACTATGATGTATTGAAGGTTAACAGAAATGCTACGGAGGATGATTTGAAGAAAGCATACAGAAAGTTGGCCATGAAATGGCACCCTGATAAGAACCCCACCAACAAAAAAGAAGCTGAAGCCAATTTCAAACAGATCTCTGAGGCTTATGAG GTGCTGAGTGACCCTCAGAAAAGGGTGGTTTATGATCAGTATGGAGAAGAAGGGTTGAAAGATAAGCCACCTGATGAACCATCAAATGGGTTCAACCCCAGAAATGCAGAGGATATTTTTGCAGAATTCTTTGGAAGTAGCCCTTTTGGATTTGGATCATCTGGGCCAGGGAAGTCCAAGAGATTCCCCTCTGATGGAGGGACAACACCGTTTGGTGGATTTAGTGCAAATGATAATAATTTTCGATCATATAGTACTGGACGGGGGAATGTGCTAAAGAAGCCACTACCTGTGGAATCCAAACTGCCTTGCTCTTTGGAGGAATTGTACTCTGGATCTACAAGGAAAATGAAGATCTCAAGGAACACCGTGGATGCTCACGG ATGGACAGTTCCGGAAACAGAGATATTAACCATTGATGTGAAGCCGGGTTGGAAGAAAGGGACAAAGATTACGTTCCCTGAGAAAGGGAATCAACAGCCAAATCAACTGGCAGCAGACCTTGTGTTTGTGATTGACGAGAAGCCTCATGATGTGTTCAAGAGAGACGGGAATGACCTTATTGTGAACAAAAGGGTATCTTTGGCTGAGGCCATTGGAGGAACCACAATAAACCTCACAACACTTGATGGACGTACTTTAAATGTTCCAGTGAGTGAAATTGTGAGTCCTGGTTACGAGATGAATGTTGCAAAAGAAGGGATGCCAATAACAAAGGAGCCTGGTCATAGGGGTGATTTGAGGATCAAATTTGATGTCAGTTTTCCAACAAAGTTGACCCAAGAGCAACGAGCAGGACTCAAGCGAGCACTCACAACTTGA
- the LOC137823183 gene encoding uncharacterized protein translates to MSNNLVSEPIPSMQMARLEPIMNKVDSSGRQMEMGILGPVSSDIVSQPMGISNEHVGLLRAVPGESRSQGMPLSSMQSGLVEELASNPERHQILSSNRQSMQMGRLPNSAGPQQQITTPKRKAPPELSSSSSFNKRLAQMGNRPWLQQVPNASNRGSPQMQSLSNASRTQHSAPSSKRKTQLDTTASKAGTPRSVNSKIQNTQIKQSSKAQTESSESVRSKMRESLAAALALVSQQGKPQIPNNNTAIDDATNTQGKIENNSQCSGSTPTSINAPLEQSISQPVNSSFAEADSVGRVEREHMQSTSFKEDFPEKYKDYEAGSTNASNNESILTSMQVLNCDKQDFQSCYTLTTDDVPFSDSFFMKDDLLQGNGLSWVLSDMVDVGNQRESQTNITQRSEPEETGGGCREEVPLPELLASKIESELFKLFGGVNKKYKEKGRSLLFNLKDRNNPELRERVMFGQIPPEQLCSMTAEELASKELSQWRIAKAEELAQMVVLPNSDVDFRRLVKKTHKGEFQVEVEHEDNVSVEEVSGGTTSVARSQTAIKDVEGTSSKPDVNIDAEKHSLQKDDTFSITISSNDGTDPMQGLMTDDALKDPDFLPPIVSLDEFMESLHSEPPFENLRLESGKVTPPLDKDDSGVRSRSKSSDLTPNEQAVVTPDKFQSTCVNSDAEKEKKADAESGTISSDMGYSGSQAYMKSTDSRTKERSIDDVKPASSDTEFKGNQVHAEGRYGTDNRYLKDAVPTKGECLWEGMLQPNISTTQSVISFYKSGEKTAAKDWPGFLEIKGRVRLDAFEKFLQDLRLSRSRAIMVSHFLSKELDEQSTLREVADSYISDERVGFAEPVHGVELYFCPPHKKTVEMLSNILPKEQIEAVNSIDNGLIGIIVWRKTNLTSSISPTTATHHKHSSKRQQYFSRRQQDINVNANSTHKAVPHTDFKTIENENDDDDDEVPPGFGPPAARVEDDLPEFNFSSSSIPPHLAQKPKELPNMVTLHSVNPAPPPARPVEQMRELVYKYGQNKPSAPSVNWQDKFGGTIQPWNDDDDDIPEWQPQTSQQNQFLPQQTMHNFHLRPHILNQSFPGSQQQPIVTPQYLQPPMNVAHSQRNFDPQWVPSPQGTNLQPRGAPPYGAPAQGTTWPQNVSRSRGY, encoded by the exons ATGTCCAACAATCTGGTTTCAGAGCCCATACCCAGTATGCAAATGGCTCGGTTGGAGCCGATTATGAACAAGGTTGATTCGTCAGGGAGACAGATGGAAATGGGGATTTTGGGTCCCGTGTCCAGTGATATTGTGTCACAGCCTATGGGAATCTCAAATGAACATGTTGGGTTATTGAGAGCTGTGCCTGGTGAATCTAGGTCTCAGGGCATGCCCCTTTCGAGCATGCAGAGTGGGCTAGTAGAAGAACTAGCGAGTAATCCAGAAAGGCATCAAATTCTTTCCTCTAACAGACAGTCCATGCAAATGGGGAGGCTTCCAAATAGCGCAGGGCCTCAGCAGCAGATAACAACTCCCAAGCGCAAGGCACCACCGGAACTATCATCCAGTAGTTCCTTTAACAAGCGGCTTGCACAAATGGGAAACAGACCTTGGTTGCAGCAAGTACCTAATGCATCAAATAGAGGTTCTCCGCAGATGCAATCCCTGTCAAATGCCTCCAGAACACAGCATTCGGCACCTTCTAGTAAGAGAAAAACACAGTTGGATACCACTGCCAGTAAAGCTGGGACACCTCGGTCTGTGAATTCTAAAATTCAGAATACCCAGATCAAGCAGTCCTCCAAGGCTCAAACCGAATCATCTGAAAGTGTTAGGTCCAAGATGAGAGAGTCATTAGCTGCTGCTCTGGCCTTGGTTTCTCAGCAAGGTAAACCTCAGATCCCTAACAATAATACAGCAATTGATGACGCTACTAATACTCAAGGTAAAATAGAGAACAACTCTCAATGTTCTGGATCAACACCTACATCCATCAATGCTCCACTGGAGCAAAGTATTTCTCAACCAGTTAATTCCTCTTTTGCTGAGGCTGATTCAGTTGGCCGGGTGGAGAGAGAGCACATGCAGAGTACATCATTCAAAGAAGATTTTCCAGAAAAGTACAAGGACTATGAAGCAGGATCCACAAATGCATCTAACAATGAAAGCATACTGACTTCCATGCAAGTCTTGAACTGTGATAAGCAAGATTTCCAATCATGTTACACTTTGACCACTGATGATGTTCCTTTTAGTGACAGTTTCTTTATGAAAGATGATCTTTTGCAGGGAAATGGTCTTTCCTGGGTATTATCTGATATGGTGGACGTGGGAAATCAAAGGGAAAGTCAAACTAATATAACGCAGAGATCAGAACCTGAGGAAACTGGTGGAGGTTGTAGGGAGGAGGTCCCTTTACCTGAACTTTTGGCATCAAAAATAGAATCTGAACTATTCAAACTGTTTGGAGGTGTGAATAAGAAGTACAAAGAGAAAGGGAGGTcccttttatttaatttaaaagatCGCAATAACCCTGAGCTTAGAGAAAGGGTTATGTTTGGTCAAATTCCTCCTGAACAATTATGTTCCATGACTGCAGAGGAACTTGCTTCAAAAGAGCTCTCTCAGTGGCGTATAGCCAAAGCTGAGGAGCTTGCTCAAATGGTGGTTTTACCTAATTCAGATGTTGATTTTAGACGTTTGGTCAAGAAGACTCATAAAGGTGAATTTCAAGTGGAAGTTGAACATGAAGACAATGTATCCGTGGAGGAGGTTTCTGGTGGCACAACTTCAGTGGCTAGAAGCCAAACAGCAATAAAGGATGTGGAAGGCACTTCTTCAAAACCTGACGTGAACATTGATGCCGAGAAGCACAGTTTACAGAAGGATGATACATTTTCCATTACCATTTCGTCCAACGACGGGACTGATCCCATGCAGGGGCTTATGACTGATGATGCATTGAAGGACCCTGATTTTCTTCCACCAATTGTCTCCCTCGATGAATTCATGGAATCTCTCCATTCTGAGCCACCGTTTGAAAATTTACGGCTAGAATCTGGGAAAGTGACACCTCCTTTAGACAAGGATGATTCTGGGGTTAGATCTAGATCAAAATCTTCTGATTTAACTCCAAATGAGCAAGCTGTTGTCACTCCTGACAAGTTTCAAAGCACATGTGTAAATTCAGATGCTGAAAAGGAGAAAAAGGCTGATGCTGAATCTGGGACCATTTCTTCTGATATGGGATACAGCGGGAGTCAAGCTTACATGAAGTCAACTGACAGTCGTACCAAGGAAAGGTCAATTGATGATGTGAAGCCTGCATCCAGCGATACCGAGTTCAAAGGCAATCAGGTTCATGCGGAAGGGAGATATGGTACTGATAATAGGTATTTGAAGGATGCCGTGCCCACTAAGGGTGAATGCCTCTGGGAGGGAATGCTTCAACCAAATATATCTACCACTCAGTCCGTCATAAGCTTCTATAAGAG TGGCGAGAAAACTGCAGCTAAAGACTGGCCTGGGTTTCTCGAGATCAAGGGAAGGGTTCGACTAGATGCATTCGAGAAATTTCTTCAAGATCTTCGATTGTCTAGGAGTCGTGCAATCATG GTTTCACATTTCCTTTCCAAAGAGTTGGACGAGCAATCAACTCTCCGTGAG GTGGCTGACTCGTATATTTCGGACGAGAGAGTAGGATTTGCCGAGCCTGTGCATGGAGTAGAACTTTACTTTTGCCCACCTCATAAGAAAACAGTTGAAATGCTCAGCAACATACTTCCAAAGGAACAAATTGAGGCAGTTAATTCTATTGATAATGGTCTAATTGGTATTATTGTATGGAGAAAAACTAATTTAACTTCGTCTATATCACCTACCACTGCTACACACCACAAACATAGCTCTAAAAGACAACAATACTTTAGTAGGAGACAGCAAGATATAAATGTGAATGCCAATTCCACCCATAAAGCAGTACCCCATACGGACTTTAAGACCATTGAGAATGAGAATGATGACGATGATGATGAAGTTCCTCCTGGATTTGGGCCACCAGCTGCCCGAGTTGAGGATGATCTGCCAGAGTTTAATTTCTCCAGCAGTTCGATTCCACCACACTTGGCCCAAAAGCCAAAGGAACTACCAAATATGGTTACATTACACTCAGTTAACCCAGCCCCACCACCAGCACGCCCTGTAGAACAAATGAGGGAACTCGTATACAAATATGGGCAAAACAAACCAAGTGCACCTTCAGTAAACTGGCAGGATAAATTTGGGGGGACAATTCAACCATGGAACGATGATGATGATGACATACCTGAATGGCAGCCCCAAACCTCCCAGCAGAATCAGTTTCTTCCGCAACAGACAATGCACAACTTTCATCTTCGACCGCACATTTTGAATCAATCATTTCCGGGTTCACAACAACAGCCTATTGTGACACCACAATACCTGCAACCCCCCATGAATGTGGCTCATAGCCAAAGAAATTTTGACCCTCAGTGGGTTCCTTCTCCTCAGGGTACCAACCTACAGCCAAGAGGTGCTCCGCCCTACGGAGCGCCTGCGCAAGGCACTACCTGGCCTCAAAATGTGTCTAGAAGTAGGGGATATTAG